The Methyloceanibacter stevinii sequence ATCTGGCGCCCCAGAACTTCGACGGCACGCGCGGGTCGGCAACGATCCGGGCTCTCAAGGCGTTCCAAAAAGACAACGAGATGCCCGTCTCAGGCGCGTTCACCGACGACGTCATCAAGAAGATCTACGAAGTGGCCGGCAAGGAAGAACCCGCGGAGGGGCAGCTTTTCGTTCGGCAAAAATTTGCGGGCGTGTTCTCGACGCCGGTCAGCTTCTCGAATCCGGACAAGCCGCTCGGCACGCATCTCTTCACGATCATGCATTTCGAGCCCGGCGCAAAGCAGGCCGAGTGGACCGCCATCAGCCTCAACGACGAGGAGACGGCGGAATCGGTCCTCGACCGCATCAACATTCCGGCCGATGTGCGCCAGCGCATCTCCGAGCGCCTGACACCCGGCTCATCGCTGATCGTGGCCGACACGGCCATCAACTCGGCGGCGCTGCCCAAAGGGGCGGACTTCCTGGTCTGGGATACGAGCAAGGGCGCCGCCGTCCAGCGTGCGAGCACATCGCCCAGCCGGCAGGTGCGCAAGCGCCGAACCACACAGCGTCCCAGCTATACGCGGGAACGGTCTCGCTCGCGCTATTCCTCGCGCCGCGCGCCGCGCCGCGGTTTCTTCCAGTTCTAGGTCGAAGGCCACCGCGTCGGGTCTAACCGCGTCGGCACAGGCTGGCCGCGCGCCAGCGCGTGCCTGCGCCCGTCGGGCGCCGAATGCAATCTGCCTTGTGAGAAAATGGAGCGGGCGATGGGATTCGAACCCACGACCCCAACCTTGGCAAGGTTGTGCTCTACCCCTGAGCTACACCCGCACTCCAAACCACCGACCGTCCTTGAATTTCAAGTCGCCTGGTGGTCATTTGCCACTGACTTGCACCACTGACGTGGCAGTGTCGTGGCCTTGTATTGCATCGCGTCCGGCCTGTCTAGCGAGGCCATCGCGCCGCGGCCGGGCCCTACGCGGCCCCGGTGAGGGGCTCCCATTAAAGGAACCGGGCAGCAAACGCAATGGAATTAGCACGCGCGAAGCTCTTTGCGTATCTGGACACGCTTGGAATTGCGTCCACGACCGTCGAACACGACGCCATGTTCACGGTCGAGCAGTCTCAGGCCCTGCGCGGGACCATTCCGGGTGCCCATACGAAGAACCTCTTTTTGCGCGACAAGGACAACCGGCTCGTCCTGGTCGTGGCCAAGGAAGACACGAAAGTGGATCTCAAGACGTTGGCCAAGACGCTGGGGCTCGGCCGCTTCAGCTTCGGAAAACCCGAGCAGATGAAAGCCGTGCTCGGGGTCGAGCCTGGGTCGGTAACGGCGCTGGCCCTGATACACGAGGGCTCAAGGGACCTTGCCGCCGTGGTCGTTGACCAAGCCCTGATGGAGTTCGCGGAAGTGAACTGCCATCCCCTCGACAACCGCGCCACAACCCGTCTCGCAATGCCCGATCTCCTGCGCTTCATGCGGGCCTGCGGACACAAGCCTCGGGTACTGCCGCTTCAGTGACATGGTGCGGACGAGGCGCGGCACGGAATGGGCGCCGTGCGCGGCGCCAAGGTTGCCAAACGCGGCGCGACGGCCCATCTTTCGAGGCGAGCGAGACAACCGCAAGACGCCGCGCGTTCGCAGCGGCCAACGGAATTTAGAATGAGCATGGATACCCCAATCCTGGGCGCCGATGGCGAGGGCATGCCCGGCGCCGAGACTGTCAAGAACACCACGACCCAGGACTTCATGCGCGATGTCATCGAGGCCTCGAACGAGCGGCCGGTGCTGGTCGACTTCTGGGCGCCCTGGTGCGAACCCTGCAAACAGCTGACCCCCGTTCTCGAAAAGGCAGTGCGCGCCACCAAAGGCGCCGTCGCGCTGGTCAAGATGAACATCGACGATCATCCGGAGGTCCCCGGCCAGATGGGCGTCCAGTCCATCCCCGCCGTATTCGCTTTCAAGGAGGGGCGTCCGGTTGACGGCTTCATGGGAGCGCTGCCGGAATCCCAGATCAACGCCTTCATCGCACGGCTCGTGGGCGAGACAGTTGGAACCGCCGCCGACGTGGAGACGGCCACGGCCGCGCTCGAGGCAGGCGATGTCAACGCTGCGGCGCAAATCTTCGGTCAGATCATGCAGGACGAGCCCGAGAACATGGAGGCGCTCGCCGGCCTTGCGAGATGCTACGTGAAGACGGGCGACCTTGACCGCGCGGAACAGACGCTGGCGCTGGCACCCCCGAACCAAGCCGACAGCGCGCCGATCGCCGCCGCCCAGTCGGCGCTCGATCTTGCGAGAAAATCCAGCGATGCCGGCGACGTGGACACACTGCGGGCAAAGGCGGCGCAATCGCCCGACGACCCGCAAGCCCAGTTCGACTTGGCCCTGGCTCTGACGGCGAGCGGAGACCGAGAAGGGGCGCTCGATGCGCTTCTGTCGATCGTTGCCAAGAACCGGAGCTGGAATGACGATGCAGCCCGGAAGCAACTCGTGCAGTTCTTCGAGGTTTGGGGTCCGGCAGACCCGGCGACGACCTCGGGCCGGCAGAGATTGTCGTCGCTGCTTTTTGCCTGACGAGGCCGATGGGGCGCGTTCCATGAACAACTCCTATGACAATCCCGGAGATCTACCCGCGGTCTTGCCGGTGTTTCCCCTGCGCGGCTCGATCCTGCTTCCCCGCGCCTCGCTCACGCTCAACGTGTTCGAACCGCGCTACCTTGCGCTTGTGGATTATGCCTTGGCCAATGAGCGTCTCATCGGGGTGGTGCAGCCCGCCGGCAGCACGGGCTCCGCGGAGTCGCCGCAAGGAAAGTCCTTTCCGATCCGTTCCGTCGGCTGTGTGGGGCGTATTACGAGCTTCAACGAGACCGACGATGGACCGCTGGTCATTTCGCTGACGGGCATTTCGCGCTTCTTGGTTGGCGATGAAGCGACCTCCGATACGCCGTTCAGGCTGTTTGCCACAAACTTTAAACCGTATGCGGATGACTTTATCAGTGACCTCGGCGAGGAGGATGTGGATCGCGTGCGCCTGCTCGCGACGCTCAGGCGTTACCTAGAGGCCAACGGTCTGAACGCGGATTGGGCGCGGATCAACGAGGCGGCGAACGAGCAGCTCGTCAACACGCTCTCGATCCTGTCGCCTTACGGGGCGGAAGAGAAGCAGGCGCTGCTCGAGGCGGCCAGCCTCAAAGAGCGCGCCGAGGCTTTGGTCGCCTTGGCGGAAATGGAATTGGCCTCGCGCGACGACAGCTCAGGGACTTCGCTGCAATGACCGACCCCAGAAAGACACAGAGCGCGGAAAGCGGGACCGTCGATCCGCGGCTCCTGGAAATTTTAGTCTGTCCCCTGACGAAAACGTCATTGGACTACGATGCGCAGCGGCAGGAATTGATTAGCCGCGCGGCGGGGCTCGCCTTCCCCATTCGTGACGGCATTCCCGTCATGCTGCCCGAAGAGGCCCGCGAGCTCGACGAGAGCTAAGCATACGAACGGCTAGGCTGGACGCGCTAGGTCTGAGCGCGGCACAAGTCCCGAACGTCCGCCGGCGTCATTCCCGAGTCTCGATAGGCACGGATCGCACGCGCATCGTCGCGCTTGGCGAGCCGTTTGCCGTTCTCGTCGCGCACCAGCGCGTGGTGGTGCCAAACCGGCTCGGGCAGATCGAGGAGAGCCTGCAGGAGACGATGGATTGGTGTCGCGTCCAGCAGGTCCTCTCCCCTGATGATATGCGTCACCCCTTGGGCCGCGTCGTCGACAACAACGGCGAGGTGATAGGCCGTGCCGATATCCTTGCGCGCCAGCACCACGTCGCCGATTTCGCGTCTCATGGTATCGGGGTCGAGTGCCTGCCGGCCTGCGTGCGCAGGCCCCGTTTCGAGCCAAGTCAGTGTTTCTCCCTGGACAAGGTTGAGCGCGCGGCCGAGATCGAGGCGGATCGCATCCTCAGGTCCTGCGTTGGACAAGGGTCGTTCCCGGCACGTGCCCGGATAGACCGAGGGGCCCTGCGTTTCCGGCGCGGCGCCTTCCTGCGGCGCTGCGAATGCAGCGCGGATATCGGCGCGGGTGCAGCGGCACGGTAGGTCAGCCCGAGCGCGCCCAGGCGGGCGAGCGCGTCCACATAGGCGGCTTGCCGCTCCGACTGGCGCATGACCGGTTCCGGCCAACCGAGCCCGAGCCAGGACAGGTCTTCATAGATCGCGGCCTCGTATTCGCGGCGAACACGTCCGGTGTCCGTATCCTCGATGCGAAGGAGACACACCCCATTGGCCGCTTGGGCGGCCTCCCAAGCCGTCAGGGCCGAATAGGCGTGCCCCAGATGCAGGAGCCCTGTCGGCGAGGGTGCAAATCGCGTCACGAAACCCGTGGACGCCGCCTCTTGGACCGCCATGCCACTACAATTCCTCGCCGCGGAGGAGACGCGGTACATCGCCGGTCGCGCCTGCAGCTTCGCGGACGAGAAAACGTTTGAGGCCGGGCGCGCGGTCGACCAGCCCCATGCCGAGGTCGCGGATCGTGCGCAGCGGTGCGCTGTCGTTCGAGAACAGCCGGTTCATGCCGTCCATCGCCGCACCCGAAAACGCGCTGTCGAAGCGGCGCCGGCGCTGATAACGCCCGAGCGCCGTCGCCGACCCGATGTCGAGCCCCAACCGCGCGCTGTCGGTGATGGCTTCTACGAGGGCGGCCACATCGCGCAACCCGATATTGAGCCCTTGGCCGGCCAGCGGATGCACCACATGGGCCGCGTCGCCCACCAACGCCAGGCGGTCGCCGACAAAGGCCCGGGCCATCTGGAACGAGAGCGGAAAAGCCCGCGGGGGTCCTTCGAGCGAGATCGTCCCCAGGCGGTGACCGAAGCGGCGGCCGAGTTCGGCCAGGAAGATGTCCGGGTCGCCCTCGACCAGTTTCTTCGCGAGGTCGGCGTCCTCGGTCCAGACGATCGAGGAGCGGTTGCCCTTAAGCGGCAAGATGGCAAAGGGACCCGAGGGGAGGAAATGCTGGATTGCGCGGCCCTGGTGAGGACGTTCATGGGCAACGGTCGCCACGATCCCCATTTGCGCGTAGGACCAGCCGATACATTTGATGCCGGCAAGGTCGCGCAGTTTCGACTTCTTCCCGTCAGCGGCAACCAGCAGCGCCGCCCGCAAGGCGCGCCCGCTCGCAAGATGAATGGTGGCGCCGAAGCCATCGGTCTCGAAGGTCTGAACCGTGTCCGGCGCGATGAGGTCGATAGCCGGTTCGGTCCGGACCTCGTCCGCGATCGCCCCGAGGAGCGCCCCGGCTTCGACGAGCCATGCTTTCGTCCCCTCATCCTTCAGCTCGTCCGCAAAACCCAGAAGGTGAGGCCGCAAGGCCGCATTGAGCGGACTGTCGGTGATCTCGATCGCATCCATCGACTGCGCGCCTGGTTCCAAACGGGACCACAGCCCGACGGCATTGAGGAGGTTCTTCGAGGCAGGCGACAGCGCGAGGCCGCGCCCGTCAGGATCCCTTGTCGCGTCCGGCGCGGCCGCATCGACAAGCGTCACGTGGCAAGTCTTCGGCGCGAGACGCGCCAACGCCATGGCGAGGACGCCCCCGGCGAAGCCTCCGCCGGCAACGACGATGCGGAAACCGCTCTGTCCTTTGGCACTCTGCGACACGGGCCTTCTATAGGCGAGCCGGCTCGCCCGCGCCACATCTTGCGTGCCGGGCCCGAGTGGCACGGCGCCCGATGGGGGGGCCCAAGCGCCTTTTCGTACCCGCGATCAAGCTGCTATGGGCTTGGCCTTGGGCGCATCGCCCCCACCCACGCCATCGAACGAGGTCCGTCCCATGAGCGCTGCCGTTGATCAACTTCTGTCGATCCTCGACCTTGAACCCCTGGAGCACAATCTGTACCGGGGTTTGAGTCCCCAGATCGGCTGGCAGCGGGTGTTCGGCGGCCAGGTCATCGGTCAGGCCCTTGTCGCCGCCCAGCGGACGGTGGAGGACCGGGGTGCCCATTCGCTCCATGCCTATTTTTTGCGCGCCGGCGATCCCGCCGTCCCGATCATCTACGAAGTGGACCGGCTCCGAGACGGCAAGAGCTTCTCGACCCGGCGCGTCGTGGCGATCCAGCACGGACATCCGATCTTTTCCATGTCGCGTTCGTTCCAGCGGGCCGAAAAGGGGCTCGAGCATCAGACGCCCATGCCCGACGTACCGCCGCCCGAGGAGGTCCCAAGCGAAGCCGCGCTGGCCGAGACCCTCATGGATCGAATGCCGCCGCCCGCCAAGGCCTATTGGCAGGCGGAGCGGCCCATCGAGATGCGGCCCGTTGATCTATCGCGCTATTTGTCGCCGCAGAAGCGGGACCCGAGCCAGTACATCTGGATCCGGGCGAACGGCTCCTTGGCCGACGACCCGGCACTGCATCAATGCGTCCTCGCCTACGCCTCGGACTTCACCCTCCTGGATACGGCCCTCGTCGCCCATGGCCGGTTCGTTTTTGATCCAAACCTGATGCTGGCGAGCCTGGACCACGCCCTGTGGTTCCACCGGCCCTTCCGGGCAGATGAATGGCTGCTCTACGCTCAAGACAGCCCGATATCGGGTGCGGCACGGGCGTTCTGCCGGGGCACGTTCTTCACGCGCGATGGGCGCCTCGTCGCCTCCACAGCCCAAGAAGGGCTTGTGCGCGAACGTGTGCCGTCCAAATAGCCTATTTTCTGTGCATCTTGTCAGTTTTGCTGCGTAGCTGTGCATCTTGCTGCTGCTCAACCAATGCGCAGGGCGAGGCGATCATCGTAAAATTTCCGTAAAACCAACGGGTTGAGGACACATTTGCCGACTTGGCACGCAGCTTGACTCTGTCAACGGGTTCCAGCGGCTGAACTGCGGCAACATCCGCCCAGACAGCCGTCAACATTAGGAGGGCTCAAACAGATGAAGCTGGTGATGGCAATCATCAAGCCATTCAAGCTCGACGAGGTGCGCCAAGCCCTCACAGAGCTTGGACTGCAAGGCATGACCGTTACCGAGGTCAAGGGATACGGACGGCAGAAAGGCCACACGGAAATCTACCGTGGCGCCGAGTACGCGGTGAACTTCCTACCGAAGATCAAGATCGAAGTCGTGGTGCCGGCCAAGATGGTCGACAACGCCGTGGACGCGATCGTCGCGCCGCAAAGACCGGTCAGATCGGGCGATGGCAAGATCTTCGTCGTTCCCGTCGAGCAAACGGTGCGCATTCGCACCGGCGAAACCAACGAATCTGCACTGTGATTGGGGGAAAGTTGAAGATGACGACCTTTGCCAAATACATGTTCGGCGTGGTCGCGGCGCTCTTTTTGGTAGCGCTGTTCCATGCCGACTCGGCATTTGCTGAGGGCGCCTCTCAGGCGGCCACTGCTCAAAGTGCCCAGATGACCGAGTTTCAGGTAGCCCAGGCTGAAGAGCCGCCGGCCGAAGAACCTCTCGCCGAAGCAGGCGAAGAGGCCGAACCTGAAGCCACACTCGACACAGGCGACACGGCCTGGATGATCGTCGCCACGGCTATCGTGCTGATGATGTCCATTCCCGGCCTTGCCCTGTTCTATGGCGGCCTCGTCCGTAAGAAGGGCGTTCTGGCTGTCCTCATGCAGGTGTTTGCAATCGTCTGCTTGATGACGCTGCTGTGGTACTTCGTCGGCTACTCGCTGGCTGCGACCGACGGCGGTTCACTGAACGCGTATATCGGCGGCTTCGACAAAATGTTCCTTGCCGGCATCGGTTCGGACACGTTGAGCGGCACGATCCCCGAATCGGTGTTCTTCATGTTCCAGCTCACCTTCGCGGCCATTACCCCGGCCCTGATCGTGGGTGCTTTCGCGGACCGCATGAAGTTCTCCGCCGTGTGCATCTTCATGTGCATGTGGCTGATCGTCGTCTATGTGCCGGTTTGGCATTGGGTCTGGGGCGGCGGCTCCTTTCGGAAGATGGGCGTTCTCGACTTTGCCGGCGGCACGGTCGTTCACATCAATGCCGGTGTTGCCGCCCTCGTGGCGTGTATCTTCCTCGGCAAGCGTGTGGGCTACCCGAACGAGAATATGGCACCGCATAACCTGGTGCTCAGCGTGATCGGCGCTTCTCTGCTGTGGGTTGGCTGGTTCGGCTTCAACGCCGGCTCGGCTCTCGGTGCCAATGGCGGCGCCGGCATGGCCATGCTCGCGACGCAGGTCGCCACGGCAGCTGCGGCTCTTGCCTGGATGTTCGTCGAATGGCTCGTCCACAAGAAGCCGTCCGTCCTCGGCATCATCTCCGGTGCCGTTGCGGGCCTCGTGGCCATTACCCCGGCTTGCGGCTTCGTCGACGGTTGGGGCGCACTCTGGATCGGTATTGCCGCCGGTGTGATCTGCTTCTTCATGTCGACTGCCGTGAAGAAGGCGCTTGGCTATGACGACTCGCTCGACGTCTGGGGCATCCACGGCGTTGGCGGTATCGTCGGCGCCATCCTCACCGGCGTCTTCGCCGTTGAGGCGATCGGCGGTACGGCCGGCCTGCTCGAGGGCAACCCCGGCCAGGTGCTGACCCAGCTTTGGGGCATCGTCGCCACCATCGTGTGGTGCGGTATCGCGACCTTCGTTCTCCTGATCATCACCAACATTCTGGTGGGTCTCCGGGTCAGCGAGCCGGTCGAGATCGAGGGCCTGGACATCAACCTTCATGGTGAGACCGTCCAATAAGCCTTCGCGCAAAACAAAGAGGGACAAGAAGATTGGAGAATTTGAGCTAGGTCTCCTCCTCCCTTGACAGCTAGCTCCACCTCGGACCCCGGCATCACTTCGATGCCGGGGTCTCTTTATGTCGAGCCGCGCAACGTCCAAGCGCGGCATGGCTGCAAAAGCGCGCCGTTGCTGCGAGCCGCGACTTGGCCTACACGCAGGCGGACGATGTCCAACTCCGAAGCCGCCGCCGAAACCGCCCTCGATACGCTGATCCAATCGCCGTTTGCCCGGCTGAACGCGCTGCTGGAGGACACGCCTCCAGGGGCCGACCCCATTCTGTTTTCGCTGGGCGAGCCGCACACGGCGCTGCCCCCCTTCGTGCAGCCCGTGCTGGACGAACATGTTGCGTCGTTCGGAAAATACCCGCCCATTCGCGGCATACCGGAATTGCGGCAGGCCATCTGCGGCTGGCTTGCGCGGCGCTACCCGGCGCTCGACGGTGTGGTGGACCCCGAACGGCATGTGCTGCCGCTCAACGGCTCGCGGGAGGGGCTCTTCTCCGCGATCTTCCCGGCGCTTGCGCGCAAGCCAGACATCGCCGACCCGGCAGTCCTCATTCCGAACCCGTTCTACCAAGTCTACGCGGCGGCCTCGGCGGTTGCGGGCGCCGAACCCGTCTTTCTGAGATCCGGCGCCGAAACGGGTTTTCTGCCCGATCTCGACAGCCTGGATCCGCGACTCTTCAGCGGACGGCGGCGCTGTATCTGTGCTCGCCCTCGAACCCAGAGGGCGCCGTCGCATCCCGGGACTATCTCGAGAAGGCGATTCGCCTCGCCTGGACCCACGATTTTCTGCTCTGCGCCGACGAGTGCTATTCGGAGATCTATACCGATACGTCGCCCCCGGGAGCCTTGGAGGTGGCGCTTGAGACCACGGGCAGCCTCGCCAACGTGGTCTCCTTCCAGTCCCTGTCGAAGCGCTCCGGACTTCCCGGGCTGCGATCGGGCTTTATCGCGGGCGATCCGGCGTTTCTGGCGGCTTTCGGGCGCTTTCGGAACGTTGCCTGCCCGCAGGTTCCCCTGCCGATCCAGTACGTTTCCGCCGCGGCGTGGGCGGACGAGACCCATGTGGAGCAGGCGCGCGCCTTCTACCGGTCCAATTTCGAGGCCGCCGAGGCCATTCTTCAAGGCCAGTACGGCTATGCGAGGCCGGAAGGCGGCTTTTTTTCTTTGGCTGAATATGGCCGATTTCGGGGGTGGCGAAAGGGCCGCGAAAACCCTTTGGAAAGGATGTGGCGTCAAAGTTCTCCCAGGGACCTATCTCACGAAGTCGCAAGACGGCCAGGCCGATCCCGGCCGGGACTACGTCCGCCTTGCGCTCGTGCACGACGCGGAGACAACGCGCGACGGCCTTGCGCGGATCGTCGCCACATTGGGCTAGAGGGACAGCGGGCAAGCGGTATGGCAGCAACAGGCAGATCAGAACCGAAGCGACGCCTCCTTCCAAGCGCTGTCGCGCATGGCCTGCGGCGCCTGATGTTCGGCACCTATGGGTTTGTCCTGATCGCGGGGGCCTGCGCCGTGTGGCTCGCGCTGGCGACCTGGTCCGTCCACGATCCCAGCCTCAATAACGCGACCCCCGTCGTTCCGCGCAATCTTCTGGGAGATTGGGGCGCCGTAATCGCGGATCTCGGCATTCAATCCCTGGGACTTGCCGCGATCTTCATGTTCCTGCCTTTGGCAGCCTGGGGCTGGCATCTCGTGACCAATACGGTTCCCGGCAAGATCAAGTATCGCCTCTTGGCGTGGCCCTTCGCCGGCCTTCTGCTGGCCGCCGCCTTCGCCGGACTGCCCCAGCCCAAGAGCTGGCCGCTGCCGAACGGGCTCGGCGGCATCCTCGGGGACTTCATCATGGCCGGGGCCCATGTCATCGGCCCGTTCCTGCCCGAAGCGGCTGTGTCCTTCGTCGCCGGCCTTGTGTTCATGATCGCTGGCTTCGGGCTTTTGTTCTTCGCGAGCGGCACCAGCGTCTCGAAGCTGGTTAGCCTGTGGGCGCCGCGTCCGAGCGCCGCCGAAGAATGGGCCAACGCCTGGCTCGGCGCTGCGATGCACGTGTCCATCGACTGTTTCGCGCGTGTCCGCCGGCTGTTCCGCCGCAAGCCGAGCGCCGCGGCCGTGGATGACGACGATTTCGAGGCCGACGAGGACCTGGAGCCAGATGTCCAGCCCTGGGAAGACGCGGAGGAGGAGCAGAGGCTGCTCGCCTATGACGACGGCCGCATCGAGCCTTCCTTCGGACCGGCGCCGCTCGTCGACAATCGCTATGGCGAGGACTCTTACGACGATGAGGACGGTCCCGCAGACCCCGGGTACCGCATAACGCGCACCGAGGAGCCGCAGCGCAAACCGGTCCGCAAGCAGACGCGCGTCGCGGCGCGCCCGAGCGGCGCACCCTTCGACCCGCCGTCCGTGAGGCTGCTGCAGGCCAAGCCGCGCGTCTCACGCGGCGCCGGGATCAGCGACGAGACGTTGCAGGAGAATGCCCGCGAACTCGAGGGCGTGCTTCAGGACTTCGGCGTGAAAGGCGAAATCACCAATGTGCGCCCGGGGCCCGTGGTCACGCTCTACGAGCTCGAGCCTGCACCCGGCACCAAGTCGTCGCGCGTGATCGGTCTCGCCGACGATATCGCCCGGTCCATGAGCGCCATCGCCGCCCGCGTCGCCGTCGTACCCGGACGCAATGCCATCGGCATCGAGCTTCCGAACGAGCGGCGCGAGATGGTGATGCTCCGTGAACTGTTCGAATCGCCCGACTTCCAGCAAACCGATGCGCGGCTCGCCTTGTCGCTCGGCAAGACCATCGGCGGCGAGCCCATGGTCGCCGACCTGTCGCGGATGCCCCATCTGCTCATCGCCGGCACCACCGGTTCGGGCAAGTCCGTCGGCATCAACACGATGATCCTGTCGCTGCTCTATCGACTGTCGCCGGAGCAGTGCAAGTTCATCATGATCGACCCGAAAATGCTGGAATTGTCGGTCTATGACGGCATTCCGCATCTGCTTGCGCCCGTCGTCACCGATCCGAAAAAGGCCGTCGTCGCCTTGAAATGGACGGTTCGCGAGATGGAGGAGCGCTACAAGCGCATGTCCAAGCTCGGCGTGCGGGACATCAAGGGCTACAACGCCCGCATCGCGCAAGCCGAGGCCAAGGGCGAGACCCTGACCCGTACGGTCCAGACCGGCTTCGATCGCGAAACCGGCCAGGCCATCTACGAACAGGAAGAGATGGACTACGAGGCGATGCCGTACATCGTCGTCATTGTCGACGAGATGGCGGACCTCATGATGGTCGCCGGCAAGGACATCGAGGCGGCGGTCCAGCGCCTGGCGCAGATGGCCCGCGCGGCCGGCATTCACCTCATCACTGCGACGCAGCGGCCGAGCGTCGATGTCATCACCGGAACCATCAAGGCGAACTTCCCGACACGGATCAGCTTCATGGTGACCTCCAAGATCGACAGCCGCACGATCCTGGGCGAGCAGGGTGCAGAGCAACTCCTGGGACAGGGCGATATGCTCTACATGGCCGGTGGCGGACGTATCATTCGCGTCCATGGCCCGTTCGTGTCGGATGACGAGGTGGAGAAAGTCGTCCGCCATCTGAAGAAACAGGGCGTGCCTGCCTATCTCGATGCGATCACCGAGGACGATGAGTCCGGCGACGACGAGGATGGTGGCGCGGCCGAGTATGGCGACGGCAGCAACGACCTCTACGATCAGGCCGTGGCCGTGGTGCTTCGCGACAAGAAGGTCTCGACCAGCTACATTCAGCGGCGCTTGGGGATCGGCTACAACCGCGCCGCGACCCTGATCGAGCGGATGGAGAAGGAAGGCTTGATCGGCCCCGCCAACCATGCCGGCAAGCGTGAAATCCTCGTCGGCAACGACGACGGCGCCTCCCCCTACTAGACCCCCGCGACAAAACGGGTCGCCGCCAAGAAGTTGACCATATTTTGCGGAATCGTCTATTCCGAGGCGTTGAACACACGTTCTCGCCAAGCGGGCTCCGATGATGGGGGATTTATGACGAAAGGCTGCGCTGCACGAGCTGCCGCAGGTCTGCCGATTGCGTTCTGCCTGACCATGGGTCTGGCCTATGCTCAGGGGTCCTCGACAACCGTCACCAAGACGCCCGCGCCACAGCCCGCATCTCCCGAGGCTATGCGTCCCAGCATCGACCAGAGCGTTCTGCCCGTGGAGAGCGCGGCGCCCGTCGAAGAGGTCGTGCCTCCGAAGGTCGACGAGGGCGCCGGCTGGCAGGTTGCCGTGGAGCAGGCCAAGGGCCCGACCCCGCTGGTCGGCCAGCAGCAGAGTGCGGCGGTCGACAAGATCAACGCCTACTTCAACGGCATGACCAGCCTCGAGGGCAATTTCAGTCAGACGGACGCGAGCAACAACCGCACGCATGGCCGCTTCTACGTGCTGCGTCCCGGAAAGATCCGCTTCGACTATGCGCCCCCGAGCCCGTTGCGCATCGTGGCCGACGGTCACTCGCTCGGTATTCAGGACACGAGCCTGAAGACAGTCGAGAAATACCCCATCAAGTCGACCCCGTTCCGGCTGCTGCTGGCGAAGACGGTCGATCTCGGACGGGACGCCAAGATTGTCGGCGTCGAGCGCGACAACGGCAGCCTGGCGATCACGCTGGAGGACCAGAAGGGAACAGCCGGGCATATCCGGCTCTTGTTCAAGTCCGGCGGTACCCTCGAACTGGAGGAGTGGACCATCACGGATGCGCAAGGCCTGACCACGCGCGTGACGGTCGACAGTCTCGTCCGGGGGCGCAAGAAATCGCCCAGTTTCTTCAAGATCAAGGAAGAGACCAACCCCTTTAGAATGGGGGGCTGAATCAGAGACTTACGGCATTAGCTTCATCTTCTTTACTACTTATTAAGTTTTTCTTGTGGCAAAGCTTGAAGTCGGCGGTGGGACTGCATATCTCTGGATCAGAAGCGGACCACATCGCTTTTCATCGGCAGT is a genomic window containing:
- a CDS encoding glutamate--tRNA ligase family protein translates to MAVQEAASTGFVTRFAPSPTGLLHLGHAYSALTAWEAAQAANGVCLLRIEDTDTGRVRREYEAAIYEDLSWLGLGWPEPVMRQSERQAAYVDALARLGALGLTYRAAAPAPISALHSQRRRKAPRRKRRAPRSIRARAGNDPCPTQDLRMRSASISAARSTLSREKH
- a CDS encoding glutamate--tRNA ligase family protein, whose amino-acid sequence is MSNAGPEDAIRLDLGRALNLVQGETLTWLETGPAHAGRQALDPDTMRREIGDVVLARKDIGTAYHLAVVVDDAAQGVTHIIRGEDLLDATPIHRLLQALLDLPEPVWHHHALVRDENGKRLAKRDDARAIRAYRDSGMTPADVRDLCRAQT
- a CDS encoding FAD-dependent monooxygenase, whose protein sequence is MPLGPGTQDVARASRLAYRRPVSQSAKGQSGFRIVVAGGGFAGGVLAMALARLAPKTCHVTLVDAAAPDATRDPDGRGLALSPASKNLLNAVGLWSRLEPGAQSMDAIEITDSPLNAALRPHLLGFADELKDEGTKAWLVEAGALLGAIADEVRTEPAIDLIAPDTVQTFETDGFGATIHLASGRALRAALLVAADGKKSKLRDLAGIKCIGWSYAQMGIVATVAHERPHQGRAIQHFLPSGPFAILPLKGNRSSIVWTEDADLAKKLVEGDPDIFLAELGRRFGHRLGTISLEGPPRAFPLSFQMARAFVGDRLALVGDAAHVVHPLAGQGLNIGLRDVAALVEAITDSARLGLDIGSATALGRYQRRRRFDSAFSGAAMDGMNRLFSNDSAPLRTIRDLGMGLVDRAPGLKRFLVREAAGATGDVPRLLRGEEL
- a CDS encoding LON peptidase substrate-binding domain-containing protein: MNNSYDNPGDLPAVLPVFPLRGSILLPRASLTLNVFEPRYLALVDYALANERLIGVVQPAGSTGSAESPQGKSFPIRSVGCVGRITSFNETDDGPLVISLTGISRFLVGDEATSDTPFRLFATNFKPYADDFISDLGEEDVDRVRLLATLRRYLEANGLNADWARINEAANEQLVNTLSILSPYGAEEKQALLEAASLKERAEALVALAEMELASRDDSSGTSLQ
- a CDS encoding Trm112 family protein, with amino-acid sequence MTDPRKTQSAESGTVDPRLLEILVCPLTKTSLDYDAQRQELISRAAGLAFPIRDGIPVMLPEEARELDES
- the trxA gene encoding thioredoxin, producing the protein MDTPILGADGEGMPGAETVKNTTTQDFMRDVIEASNERPVLVDFWAPWCEPCKQLTPVLEKAVRATKGAVALVKMNIDDHPEVPGQMGVQSIPAVFAFKEGRPVDGFMGALPESQINAFIARLVGETVGTAADVETATAALEAGDVNAAAQIFGQIMQDEPENMEALAGLARCYVKTGDLDRAEQTLALAPPNQADSAPIAAAQSALDLARKSSDAGDVDTLRAKAAQSPDDPQAQFDLALALTASGDREGALDALLSIVAKNRSWNDDAARKQLVQFFEVWGPADPATTSGRQRLSSLLFA
- a CDS encoding prolyl-tRNA synthetase associated domain-containing protein encodes the protein MELARAKLFAYLDTLGIASTTVEHDAMFTVEQSQALRGTIPGAHTKNLFLRDKDNRLVLVVAKEDTKVDLKTLAKTLGLGRFSFGKPEQMKAVLGVEPGSVTALALIHEGSRDLAAVVVDQALMEFAEVNCHPLDNRATTRLAMPDLLRFMRACGHKPRVLPLQ
- the tesB gene encoding acyl-CoA thioesterase II, with the translated sequence MSAAVDQLLSILDLEPLEHNLYRGLSPQIGWQRVFGGQVIGQALVAAQRTVEDRGAHSLHAYFLRAGDPAVPIIYEVDRLRDGKSFSTRRVVAIQHGHPIFSMSRSFQRAEKGLEHQTPMPDVPPPEEVPSEAALAETLMDRMPPPAKAYWQAERPIEMRPVDLSRYLSPQKRDPSQYIWIRANGSLADDPALHQCVLAYASDFTLLDTALVAHGRFVFDPNLMLASLDHALWFHRPFRADEWLLYAQDSPISGAARAFCRGTFFTRDGRLVASTAQEGLVRERVPSK